Proteins from a genomic interval of Sphingopyxis sp. QXT-31:
- a CDS encoding AAA family ATPase, which yields MTDTLLRPTAFALAHLTLVDMGPLRGTTSLPLTDEEGKPTNLFLMMGPNGSGKTTILDAIYRAMALLSSRAHNEYGNDALDSGDGGLQLDARVVLDDGARSRAFMLSIVAGGPGLLKDWTADELETAEVDEQIVLAFQRRSATEAVLRAQTSHPSAVSFHDAVIAQLGDQPRDLFETAAGYPTVLYFPSNRGIRRPPRENAITRPAGYGYAPAHLFDTDGASWASSLDNLFVWFAWLDDGRDERCRDIVNSLVFRGTKRLGAVDRQNLFVPVEVQETGASHRLDQLSSGERQLVQLVVRIASHMAGSTIVLIDETEQHLHVVMRRRLMAIMKDWAKSYPQLAFLFTSHQPDTFRLLAPSRAEPGLRKSASLVKPRYRPGQ from the coding sequence ATGACCGATACGTTGCTGCGACCGACCGCCTTCGCACTCGCGCACCTCACGCTCGTCGATATGGGGCCGCTTCGCGGTACCACCTCGCTTCCGCTGACCGATGAGGAGGGGAAGCCCACCAATTTATTCCTGATGATGGGGCCTAATGGATCGGGTAAAACTACGATTCTCGATGCCATCTATCGGGCAATGGCGTTGCTCTCCAGCCGTGCTCACAACGAATATGGGAACGACGCGCTCGATAGCGGTGACGGTGGTCTTCAGCTTGATGCGCGCGTGGTGCTTGACGACGGTGCACGATCGCGTGCGTTCATGCTTTCGATCGTCGCCGGCGGGCCGGGATTGTTGAAGGACTGGACCGCGGATGAGCTGGAAACGGCTGAAGTGGACGAGCAGATTGTGCTGGCCTTCCAGCGTCGCAGCGCAACCGAGGCCGTCCTGCGCGCGCAGACGTCGCATCCGTCTGCCGTTTCGTTTCATGATGCGGTGATTGCCCAGCTGGGTGACCAGCCCAGGGATCTTTTCGAGACCGCGGCCGGCTATCCGACCGTCCTCTACTTCCCCTCGAACCGGGGCATCAGGCGGCCACCGCGCGAGAATGCCATCACGCGCCCCGCCGGATATGGCTACGCGCCCGCGCATCTGTTCGATACCGATGGTGCGAGCTGGGCGTCGTCGCTCGACAATCTGTTCGTCTGGTTCGCCTGGCTCGATGATGGGCGCGACGAGCGTTGCCGGGATATCGTGAACTCTTTGGTTTTTCGAGGTACGAAGCGTCTCGGAGCGGTCGATCGCCAGAATCTGTTCGTCCCCGTCGAAGTGCAGGAAACGGGCGCAAGTCACCGGCTCGACCAGCTTTCGAGCGGTGAGCGCCAACTTGTCCAGCTGGTCGTGCGGATCGCGAGCCACATGGCGGGGTCGACGATAGTCCTGATCGATGAAACCGAGCAGCATCTTCACGTCGTGATGCGGCGGCGCCTGATGGCGATCATGAAGGACTGGGCGAAATCCTATCCGCAGCTCGCCTTCCTGTTCACGAGCCACCAGCCGGACACGTTCCGGCTGCTCGCTCCGTCGCGCGCGGAGCCGGGGCTGCGCAAGAGCGCGTCGTTGGTCAAGCCGAGGTATAGGCCTGGTCAATGA
- a CDS encoding GIY-YIG nuclease family protein yields MDIYFRCGAYPGSNLPRELAAASRYLSEAAAKRGSPRPGTTLRSVSGLKRRLTELRAIERGDIAKAPREAIAAWHRRQIAPEGRPSSTAEDHGRSEQSTSLAPQRLEWSNEETIAALAAFLAIRPQRANAEDQPVEHLCAIVLGRRGNGALLDPCEAADAVNMFHAIAAGLRQDGIPRPHHDAWRAFLDDPGSLLQRADVIAREGLGSGGSAVSDSMVSRGPVPFEGTLVSTRVADDAHHLYLLMLCVAGTKPKWFKLGISRDVPRRICELNEGFPPKMGMRWRLIAAQRFADGWLAHRAEQQLLSRIAAEGLSAGGEFLELDFADALILLPVLEAGSVSC; encoded by the coding sequence GTGGACATATATTTTCGCTGCGGCGCCTATCCGGGCAGCAACCTTCCGAGGGAACTCGCGGCCGCCTCGAGATATCTGAGCGAAGCTGCCGCGAAGCGCGGATCGCCTCGGCCCGGTACCACGCTGCGCTCGGTGTCCGGCTTGAAGCGGCGGCTGACGGAACTGCGCGCGATCGAGCGCGGCGATATTGCCAAGGCTCCCCGCGAGGCCATCGCGGCATGGCATCGGCGTCAAATCGCTCCCGAGGGCCGCCCATCATCCACAGCCGAAGATCACGGACGGTCCGAACAGTCGACCTCCCTTGCACCGCAACGGCTGGAATGGAGCAACGAGGAGACGATAGCGGCGCTCGCAGCCTTTCTCGCTATCCGGCCGCAACGCGCAAATGCCGAAGATCAGCCGGTTGAACATCTATGTGCCATCGTGCTCGGCCGCCGAGGGAACGGAGCTTTGCTCGATCCTTGCGAAGCTGCGGATGCGGTAAACATGTTTCACGCCATTGCGGCAGGTCTGCGGCAGGACGGAATACCTCGCCCGCATCACGACGCCTGGCGGGCCTTTTTGGATGATCCGGGCTCTCTCCTTCAACGCGCCGATGTAATAGCAAGAGAGGGGCTGGGCAGCGGCGGCTCGGCGGTATCGGACAGCATGGTGAGCCGGGGGCCAGTGCCATTCGAGGGCACGCTTGTCTCGACCCGCGTGGCAGATGACGCGCATCACCTCTACCTTCTCATGCTTTGCGTCGCCGGGACCAAGCCAAAATGGTTCAAGCTTGGCATTTCACGCGACGTACCGCGGCGGATATGCGAGCTGAACGAAGGATTTCCTCCCAAGATGGGGATGCGGTGGCGACTGATCGCCGCGCAGCGCTTTGCTGACGGCTGGCTGGCCCACAGAGCCGAGCAGCAATTGCTGTCGCGTATCGCCGCGGAGGGGCTCAGCGCCGGCGGAGAGTTTCTCGAACTCGATTTCGCGGATGCCCTCATCCTTCTCCCGGTCTTGGAAGCGGGGTCTGTCAGCTGTTGA
- a CDS encoding DGQHR domain-containing protein, giving the protein MSAEYFPALRGRFGDWAFYSVLMTLAQIAGKVNFADEIHSSERLSEMIQRELKKGRGTQIADYLKDNDDRFFNSLVIAVYKGDPEWLALGDVKPRDTGLDPAKLSDTAAYSLGFLRLSGDEDLFALDGQHRLAGIKAALEEDASLGEDEVSVLFVAHHGTAQGLKRTRKLFTTLNKTAKAVKKSEIIALDESDVMAIITRRLVEEHPSFCGDQILFSGRANLPGNDLEHLTTIENLYDVLTVLFWKVRSKESLERLRFYRPPDDILDLYYDWTGDLFRKIGATFPPFGTYLKSGDKKEIAAQRTDAGGHLLFRPVGLMILAELLAALVPTEGIEGALKLIAKLPMDLSQPPHKGIIWNPSTRTMEPANKATSRNILLYMLGKLKPAMLPRLTLRYAELLGQDPAKTVLPAPIKAD; this is encoded by the coding sequence ATGAGCGCCGAGTATTTTCCCGCGCTGCGTGGTCGTTTCGGCGACTGGGCTTTCTACTCCGTGCTGATGACGCTCGCGCAGATTGCCGGAAAGGTAAATTTCGCCGACGAAATTCACAGCAGCGAACGGCTTTCGGAAATGATCCAGCGCGAACTCAAGAAAGGGCGCGGCACACAGATCGCCGATTATTTGAAGGACAATGATGACCGCTTTTTCAATTCCCTCGTTATCGCAGTCTACAAGGGCGATCCCGAATGGCTCGCGCTCGGCGATGTCAAACCGCGCGACACGGGCTTGGACCCGGCAAAGCTCAGCGATACCGCGGCCTATAGCCTCGGCTTTTTGCGGCTCAGCGGCGACGAGGATCTGTTCGCGCTGGATGGGCAGCATCGCCTCGCTGGCATCAAGGCAGCCTTGGAGGAAGACGCCAGCCTGGGCGAAGACGAGGTGTCGGTTCTTTTCGTCGCGCACCACGGGACAGCGCAGGGGTTGAAGCGGACGCGCAAGCTTTTCACGACGCTGAACAAGACTGCCAAGGCCGTAAAGAAGAGCGAGATCATCGCACTCGACGAGTCTGATGTGATGGCAATAATCACACGCCGCCTCGTCGAAGAGCATCCGTCATTCTGTGGCGATCAAATTCTCTTTTCCGGCCGCGCCAACCTTCCCGGAAACGATCTCGAACATCTCACCACGATCGAGAATCTCTACGACGTCCTGACGGTCTTGTTCTGGAAGGTGCGATCGAAAGAGTCGCTCGAACGCCTGAGGTTCTACAGGCCGCCGGACGACATTCTCGACCTGTATTATGATTGGACCGGAGACCTGTTCAGAAAGATCGGGGCAACTTTTCCGCCCTTCGGGACCTATCTGAAGTCGGGAGACAAGAAGGAGATCGCCGCACAGCGCACCGATGCGGGCGGCCATCTCCTGTTCCGGCCCGTGGGCTTGATGATCCTCGCCGAACTGCTCGCGGCGCTCGTGCCGACGGAGGGCATCGAGGGGGCGCTCAAGCTGATCGCCAAGCTGCCAATGGACCTATCGCAGCCCCCCCATAAGGGCATCATCTGGAATCCGAGCACGCGGACGATGGAGCCCGCAAACAAAGCAACCTCGCGCAACATCCTGCTCTATATGCTCGGGAAACTGAAACCTGCCATGCTCCCGCGCCTTACCTTGCGCTATGCGGAACTTCTCGGACAGGATCCCGCAAAGACGGTATTGCCTGCCCCCATCAAGGCCGATTGA